The proteins below come from a single Necator americanus strain Aroian chromosome V, whole genome shotgun sequence genomic window:
- a CDS encoding hypothetical protein (NECATOR_CHRV.G17875.T3) has protein sequence MRTAVVQHGLIHNDPDVDPIFRLLHAEKKTSTDEEFNVMAPTVVLGKGTYSPWNSQNTLFSRRAFFTLYLPITAPSSWVADLIRSYFAQKLLHMIDENVAFYPPNVRRTTKSHDLLAEFEGQRDAFLKSEEIIKFLDSWECIHKEISTCTVLLAVEFSKKGFWGSADAEMIRKWIDHLRSIGYQFPRKSNHIKYIPREDIRGANCRRANVEFEADGFDEQKSADKLRMFANIDDWCTKTGENYTEFRQKFPSPSKLTLLHANNVVLRNLRKSVLVITNNYPWNHTIGLLQRLYQPFFALTIFCGSWFPEKYHNERRYVLWQSSKLSSTPPTFPVFGIGNLAKSKPLPRFSTVLAKCRKVCIVCRNVCLALQQIHCLSTPEDLPSQSSDGMATSKSQIKSQVAQHVFNSGPRRHVHESPWRLSQICTYKVPKDVDLHALLKGTEDIKLHVIPLQESSSRRSDARQVVGGTAVIGEEKV, from the exons ATGCGTACCGCAGTTGTTCAGCATGGTCTCATTCACAACGATCCAGATGTGGATCCCATCTTCAG GTTACTTCACGCGGAGAAGAAGACCAGTACTGATGAAGAATTCAACGTCATGGCTCCAACAGTAGTCCTAGGGAAAG GCACGTATTCACCATGGAATTCTCAGAATACTCTGTTTAGTAGACGAGCGTTTTTCACTCTATATCTTCCCATCACAGCACCATCTTCGTG GGTGGCCGACTTGATTAGATCGTATTTTGCTCAGAAGTTACTGCACATGATCGACGAGAATGTCGCATTTTATCCTCCAAATGTCAGGAGAACCACGAAATCGCACGATCTTCTTGCTGAATTTGAAGGTCAAAG AGATGCTTTTTTGAAGTCTGAAGAAATAATCAAGTTTCTTGATTCGTGGGAATGTATACATAAAGAAATATCTACGTGCACTGTGCTTCTTGCCGTAGAATTCAG CAAGAAAGGTTTCTGGGGATCTGCAGATGCGGAAATGATAAGAAAATGGATCGATCACCTTCGCAGTATCGG ATATCAGTTCCCTCGTAAATCTAACCACATAAAATATATTCCACGTGAAGATATACGAGGAGCGAATTGTCGACGGGCAAATGTGGAGTTTGAAGCTGACGGATTC GATGAACAAAAATCAGCAGATAAACTTAGGATGTTTGCAAATATCGATGACTGGTGCACAAAAACCGGTGAAAACTACACAG AATTTCGACAGAAATTTCCATCACCATCGAAGCTCACATTATTACATGCTAACAATGTTGTCCTTAGAAATCTACGAAAGAGT GTACTCGTCATCACCAACAATTACCCATGGAATCACACAATTGGATTGCTTCAGAGACTATACCAGCCGTTTTTTGCATTAACAATTTTCTGCGGTTCATGGTTCCCTGAGAAATATCATAATG AGCGGAGGTATGTTCTCTGGCAGTCTTCCAAGCTGAGTTCAACACCTCCGACATTCCCAGTTTTTGGGATCGGAaacctagctaagagtaaaccactgccaAGATTCAGCACAGtattggcaaaatgtcgcaag GTCTGCATAGTTTGTCGAAATGTCTGCTTGGCACTACAGCAGATACACTGTCTCAGTACCCCGGAAGACCTGCCGTCCCAatcgtcggacggtatggcgaccagTAAGAGTCaaatcaaatctcaggttgctcagcaCGTCTTCAACTCTGGACCAAGACGACACGTGCACGAATCTCCATGGAGGCTTTCTCAGATTTGCACTTACAAAGTGCCCAAAGACGTTGACCTACATGCCCTCCTTAAAGGTACAGAGGATATCAAACTTCACGTGATTCCTCTGCAAGAGAGCAGtagcagaaggagcgacgcgCGACAAGTGGTTGGTGGTACGGCAGTCATTGGCGAAGAGAAAGTTTAG
- a CDS encoding hypothetical protein (NECATOR_CHRV.G17875.T2), with protein sequence MATSKSQIKSQVAQHVFNSGPRRHVHESPWRLSQICTYKVPKDVDLHALLKGTEDIKLHVIPLQESSSRRSDARQVVGGTAVIGEEKV encoded by the coding sequence atggcgaccagTAAGAGTCaaatcaaatctcaggttgctcagcaCGTCTTCAACTCTGGACCAAGACGACACGTGCACGAATCTCCATGGAGGCTTTCTCAGATTTGCACTTACAAAGTGCCCAAAGACGTTGACCTACATGCCCTCCTTAAAGGTACAGAGGATATCAAACTTCACGTGATTCCTCTGCAAGAGAGCAGtagcagaaggagcgacgcgCGACAAGTGGTTGGTGGTACGGCAGTCATTGGCGAAGAGAAAGTTTAG